A section of the Marispirochaeta aestuarii genome encodes:
- a CDS encoding nucleotidyl transferase AbiEii/AbiGii toxin family protein — MILSPAEILPIAESTGFNPIMIEKVIHLMNLLNGLNSHPFLKRKWVLKGGTALNLFIFDLPRLSVDIDLNYIGAIDREQMIEDRPKIEQAVQAVFSREGFAIKRIPSEHAGGKWILNYQTYAGHPGNLEVDFNFMFRQPLWEPVIKTSKSLGPFTVSNIPVLDFHELAAGKLAALLARTQARDLYDSVQILNQMTLDKSSLRVAFVVYGGMNRIDWRTISVDDIRFNPEDLARKLQPVLHDHSILKDITAQEYGEKLVVECQKQISKVLPLQNSEKQFLDLLLDKGEIKPELLTIDSELQEKIIRHPLLQWKAVNVRKHRGFE, encoded by the coding sequence ATGATCCTATCCCCGGCAGAAATTCTTCCAATTGCAGAATCAACAGGGTTTAATCCTATAATGATAGAAAAAGTGATTCATTTAATGAATTTATTGAATGGTTTAAATAGCCACCCCTTCCTGAAACGAAAATGGGTTCTCAAAGGTGGTACCGCTCTAAATCTATTCATCTTTGACCTTCCTCGACTTTCTGTTGATATTGATCTCAATTATATAGGGGCTATTGATCGAGAACAAATGATTGAAGATAGACCCAAAATTGAACAAGCTGTACAAGCTGTTTTCTCAAGAGAAGGTTTTGCTATAAAGCGTATACCTTCCGAACATGCCGGAGGAAAATGGATTCTTAACTATCAAACTTACGCAGGACACCCCGGAAATCTTGAAGTAGATTTCAATTTCATGTTTCGTCAGCCCTTATGGGAACCGGTTATTAAAACATCCAAATCACTCGGACCTTTCACAGTATCCAATATACCAGTTTTGGATTTTCATGAGTTAGCTGCAGGCAAACTCGCAGCGCTTCTGGCTAGAACACAAGCAAGAGATTTATATGATAGTGTACAGATTTTAAACCAAATGACACTGGATAAATCATCACTTCGTGTTGCGTTTGTAGTATATGGAGGAATGAATCGGATCGACTGGCGAACTATCTCCGTAGATGATATTCGATTCAATCCGGAAGATTTGGCCAGAAAGCTTCAGCCTGTTCTTCACGATCATTCGATATTGAAAGACATAACAGCTCAAGAATATGGAGAGAAACTTGTAGTCGAATGCCAAAAACAAATTTCAAAAGTACTACCACTTCAAAATTCCGAGAAGCAATTTCTCGATTTGTTACTTGATAAAGGCGAAATCAAACCAGAGTTGCTGACTATTGATTCTGAACTCCAAGAAAAGATAATTCGTCACCCATTACTCCAGTGGAAAGCAGTAAATGTTAGAAAGCATAGAGGGTTTGAATGA